From Columba livia isolate bColLiv1 breed racing homer chromosome 7, bColLiv1.pat.W.v2, whole genome shotgun sequence, one genomic window encodes:
- the LOC110360425 gene encoding uncharacterized protein LOC110360425 isoform X2, whose amino-acid sequence MEVLYSALEGEIGAFVGHVKRCQQGFDLRRLYHVLLLVLPWSPSGQVESWQHLQRLVQHQPSSASPDVASYVSWLASYLQHLSTLKERFDTMVVVPLCENLYVHEKPASHTTQQSPLLSIPHLATQLFTCRRNWGLLLQGGALSERVFSPQSLLDLCGFAGVEPFEKVLRLVPDVFHQSLAMADLAQQWVHLHRSRYSLSLPPSPSPSLSPSPLPLLSPSLPQQPSAQGRAGLAPSTVQPPLCGRAPQQPSSPLGFPSLLIPPRPSGTGSTRLLQAQLRESREELLALLHRGQRAAALHAQVHHVAQRICTLRLQKRGKGTELSQPRQRPGIGTGSCWHQAVPAEELQKNLELEEYHHSILEADWLLELEVRPMLIRRIDECGPQNWPHSLEMTSL is encoded by the exons ATGGAagtcctctactctgccctcgAAGGGGAGATTGGTGCCTTTGTGGGGCACGTGAAGCGGTGCCAGCAGGGTTTTGACCTGCGCCGCCTGTACCacgtgctgctgctggtgctgccgtgGAGCCCCTCGGGGCAGGTGGAGAGCTGGCAGCACCTGCAGCGGCTCGTCCAGCACCAACCCAGCTCGGCCAGCCCTGATGTGGCCAGCTATGTGAGCTGGCTGGCCTCTTACCTGCAGCACCTGAGTACTCTAAAGGAGAGGTTTGACACCATGGTGGTGGTCCCACTCTGCGAGAACCTGTATGTGCACGAGAAGCCAGCCAGCCACACCACCCAGCAGTCCCCCCTGCTGTCCATTCCACACCTGGCCACACAGCTCTTCACCTGCCGGCGTAactgggggctgctgctgcaggggggAGCCCTCAGTGAGCGGGTCTTCAGCCCCCAGAGCCTGCTTGACCTGTGTGGCTTCGCTGGCGTGGAGCCCTTTGAGAAGGTCTTACGGCTGGTCCCTGATGTCTTTCACCAGAGCCTGGCCATGGCAGACCTTGCCCAGCAGTGGGTGCATCTCCACCGCAGCAGATACAGCCTCTCCCTGCCGCCATCACCATCCCCATCACTATCGCCATCACCATTGCCATTGCTGTCACCCTCACTGCCACAGCAGCCTTCagcacagggcagagcagggctggctccCAGCACTGTGCAGCCCCCACTGTGTGGCAGGgccccccagcagcccagctctCCCCTGGGTTTTCCCAGCCTCTTGATCCCACCACGGCCCTCAggcacaggcagcaccaggCTGCTCCAAGCTCAGCTGCGGGAAAGCcgggaggagctgctggccctgctgcacCGTGGGCAGCGGGCAGCTGCCCTGCATGCCCAGGTCCATCATGTTGCCCAGCGCATCTGCACCCTGCGCCTGCAGAAGCGGGGCAAGGGGACAGAGCTGTCCCAGCCTCGGCAGAGGCCAGGGATAGGGACAGGGAGTTGTTGGCACCAGGCTGTCCCGGCCGAGGAGCTGCAGAAGAACCTGGAGCTGGAGGAATACCACCACAGCATCCTGGAGGCCGactggctgctggagctggaggtcAGACCCATGCTCATCCGGAGGATTGATGAG TGTGGACCCCAGAACTGGCCACATTCTCTGGAAATGACCTCACTCTGA
- the LOC110360425 gene encoding uncharacterized protein LOC110360425 isoform X1 → MEVLYSALEGEIGAFVGHVKRCQQGFDLRRLYHVLLLVLPWSPSGQVESWQHLQRLVQHQPSSASPDVASYVSWLASYLQHLSTLKERFDTMVVVPLCENLYVHEKPASHTTQQSPLLSIPHLATQLFTCRRNWGLLLQGGALSERVFSPQSLLDLCGFAGVEPFEKVLRLVPDVFHQSLAMADLAQQWVHLHRSRYSLSLPPSPSPSLSPSPLPLLSPSLPQQPSAQGRAGLAPSTVQPPLCGRAPQQPSSPLGFPSLLIPPRPSGTGSTRLLQAQLRESREELLALLHRGQRAAALHAQVHHVAQRICTLRLQKRGKGTELSQPRQRPGIGTGSCWHQAVPAEELQKNLELEEYHHSILEADWLLELEVRPMLIRRIDEVQEHCQHLERMLRGQALPTPQQGWLRNRMATNTVPRWAQPSAM, encoded by the exons ATGGAagtcctctactctgccctcgAAGGGGAGATTGGTGCCTTTGTGGGGCACGTGAAGCGGTGCCAGCAGGGTTTTGACCTGCGCCGCCTGTACCacgtgctgctgctggtgctgccgtgGAGCCCCTCGGGGCAGGTGGAGAGCTGGCAGCACCTGCAGCGGCTCGTCCAGCACCAACCCAGCTCGGCCAGCCCTGATGTGGCCAGCTATGTGAGCTGGCTGGCCTCTTACCTGCAGCACCTGAGTACTCTAAAGGAGAGGTTTGACACCATGGTGGTGGTCCCACTCTGCGAGAACCTGTATGTGCACGAGAAGCCAGCCAGCCACACCACCCAGCAGTCCCCCCTGCTGTCCATTCCACACCTGGCCACACAGCTCTTCACCTGCCGGCGTAactgggggctgctgctgcaggggggAGCCCTCAGTGAGCGGGTCTTCAGCCCCCAGAGCCTGCTTGACCTGTGTGGCTTCGCTGGCGTGGAGCCCTTTGAGAAGGTCTTACGGCTGGTCCCTGATGTCTTTCACCAGAGCCTGGCCATGGCAGACCTTGCCCAGCAGTGGGTGCATCTCCACCGCAGCAGATACAGCCTCTCCCTGCCGCCATCACCATCCCCATCACTATCGCCATCACCATTGCCATTGCTGTCACCCTCACTGCCACAGCAGCCTTCagcacagggcagagcagggctggctccCAGCACTGTGCAGCCCCCACTGTGTGGCAGGgccccccagcagcccagctctCCCCTGGGTTTTCCCAGCCTCTTGATCCCACCACGGCCCTCAggcacaggcagcaccaggCTGCTCCAAGCTCAGCTGCGGGAAAGCcgggaggagctgctggccctgctgcacCGTGGGCAGCGGGCAGCTGCCCTGCATGCCCAGGTCCATCATGTTGCCCAGCGCATCTGCACCCTGCGCCTGCAGAAGCGGGGCAAGGGGACAGAGCTGTCCCAGCCTCGGCAGAGGCCAGGGATAGGGACAGGGAGTTGTTGGCACCAGGCTGTCCCGGCCGAGGAGCTGCAGAAGAACCTGGAGCTGGAGGAATACCACCACAGCATCCTGGAGGCCGactggctgctggagctggaggtcAGACCCATGCTCATCCGGAGGATTGATGAG gTTCAGGAGCACTGCCAGCACCTGGAGAGGATGCTGCGAGGCCAGGCACTGCCCACCCCACAGCAAGGCTGGCTCAGGAACCGGATGGCTACCAACACTGTGCCCAGGTGGGCTCAGCCCTCTGCCATGTGA